CCTACTACTTTTAAACAAACATTTGTTCGAAGTTTCTTCACATGGCTCAGAAGAATCCAATCAAGATTCTATGATAAATAATCCCGATGGTGTCATTGATGGAATGACAGTTTCCAATATTAACAAATCACAATTGGACAAATAAAAGAGAACACAATTATTTTAATGAATGATGTGAAGTTACTCTTAATGTTAAGGGCCTCTGTATTCCAGAGATCTAAAAAGACCTATACTTTTGGTAACTATGATACCAAGAGAAACAGAAACAGCATCGTCCTTTTATAGGTTATAAGCTAGAAATAATCATGTGTTGCCCACATTTAAACAGATAAGGGACTAGAAATCAAAAAACATTCCCATAGTAAAACAGATCGTAATGATTCAGTGAACAAGAAATAACCTTTCATAATAACTTGATCTCCCAGGAAACAAACAGCAGCATAGCATAAGCTGAACAGAAatttcaccaaccccagaatcAGCTATCTTTGAATTGAAATAGgtctcaataaaattattcgTCTCTTTACTTGATGTATTTAACCCAGAAAGAACACCCAAGTAACAATTATGCACGATGGGGTCCTTATCGTCACCATTTATCCTAACTGGAATGAATTTCCACATGCCATTAGAGCAAAATAATTCTTTGCCTTCGCTTTCTATATCATTTTTGTAGATTTGCACATGGTCACTGAACTTATTCGATGAGTCAATGTCGCCATGGGCATCATCATCCTCGGGTAAGGAAACCATTCTTCTTCTTGGTTTCCTTCTGCATTTATTCTTCTGCAAAAAATCAGACTCTCCCTCATGAAAATTTACAATATCATCATCAACCAAAGAATCGGTGATGCTATCACTTGATGCATGGATTGAAATCTCAAACTCTCTACCTTTGGAACCAGCATATTTTCCTCTAGCAAAAGGACCTAAAATGAGTGTTCCCTTTTGCTTCATAGGTGGATCTGTGTCATGGTCTATGTCACCAGGGTTGGAAACCACAGAGTAATCTTTTGCATTTCCACCATAAATATTATCATCAAAGGACTGATTGACCTGAATTATTTTTGTGTCAAACTCGGCAGAATCATCTTCGCTGCAGCTTGAGTTGCTATCAGAGGATGCCCCAGAGAAGGATTCAGCAGATAGCTGCAAAAGTTCCTCTTCTAAGTTCTGGCGTCGATGCAAAATATCTTCTTGGTAATGAGGGGGAGATGTCGGGCAAGCTGATGATGAACGGGATCTCATGATACTATTTATTCCATTTGAAGGGGAAATTAAATTTTCAGTACTGATGTTATCCTCTCCAGAAACAAGTGAATTAAAGCGAGAGTAAACAGCATCAGCAGATTCATCATTTAAAGATCTCAGCTCTTCCGGATTACCATTTAAATTGTTGGCAACAGAACCATCCCTTCCCTGGTGCATTAAGAACAACTTTGATGTTGTGTCACTATTTCTATCAAAATGCCGTCGGGAATTGACAACAGGTGATGTGTCTGCGAAGGAAGTTTCAGATTCTAGCATCATCGTGCTACTCTCATCCCCAGAAAGCTGAATAGTGTCAGAGATACATTTTGAGGTCTCACCAAGGTTCTTATCTTTCAACTTGCCATTTGCATGAATTTCTTTATTATTGCTTAAGATGTTACTCCTAAAATTGTTACCATCAACATTTCCAGATGTTTGATCCATCCATTCTTTAAATTCCTGCAACCATTGAATGGAATGTTCTTTCTTCCTCAGTTCAATTCTTTTCATCATATGTTCTATTTCAGCTTCATCATCTGAAATTGCATTTTCATCTTTGCTTTGAATCTCATTATCACATGACATGGAATCTGAATCAGAACTCACACGAATGAACTGTTTTTCACTCCCAATGCTCACAACTCGAGAGATACACTTCTGCAAATCATTAAAGAACATGCATGCTTAAGAAAGCAAAGAAATTAACTTTGCAAGATCAAATATGAAGGAAAATTTTTCTGGTGAGTTAAAggtttaatataaaaatgaaagaGAGCCAATTGCAATGATACGGATTCCTACTCGCTTTGCATTAATCCCCTCTGAATTAGCGTCGTCCTTGGCCGGTACATAAAATCCAAAGCTAGCAGGCTGCTTCATCCTGCTAGTGACTATAATTTGCCTCTTCCAAAACTCACTTGGGGATATTCTCTTATCATCCAGTTTAAGCTACAAAACATATGCAAATATAACAACACTTCAGTTCAATGTGAGCTCGGATTTATTATTGGCACATATATGCATCACAGAGGATCAGACATTCAACCCTTCAAGTGCCAATTACAACAATGGCTCAATCAATAGTGACTTACCTTGTGTGGAAGAGGAAAAAAGCTGAAAACTTGGGCTCGGAACCATCTGGCACAGCAAAGAGGATTTCCTTCTAACCACAAGTTCTGAAGAGATGGAAGGCCAGCAAGAATCTGCACCTCCCAGAAGTTTGAAATAACATTGTAGGAAAGGTCCAGCCCTTCAAGTGACCTCAAATTTTCAATTCCATGCAGCGTGGACAAAGCATTGTTCCGCAAATCAAGTTTAACGATTTGACAGGGGACCTACATGGAAGAACATTTGAAGTGGGTCCAAAACTTATAGCTTAACAGAAAGGGAAACCAAATATCTCTCAGTAACTACATAGAACATGAATCAGACAAAGGCTCCTTTCTTCACTTTTCTATTCTTTTCTTCTTCGTATTTGCACAATAAACTTTAGAATCGAGGCTCACTATAAACTGAAGCTTCTTATAGCAATTTAAGCAAGCAGTGAGGAAATATATTATGACTACCTGATAAATAGATAATGACAAAGGCCATTCATGTTAACTCGGGATTCTTTTTCAAGTGAGATCCACCCATGTGATTGTTATATGGAAACTTGTGATATGTAGCAAAAGATATGGCCTACTTGTGCCCTCTATTCGAATTGGTGTGCAATTAGCCAGAAAGACCATTCACGACTTGTATTTGGTCCAAAGCTACGGAGGAGTTGGGTCTGATGTGGTTGCTCCAAGATCAATGCACGAATTGTTTGTTTTAGATATTGGTCGTGATATTGGCAAGAGAGACCGTATTTTTTGGAGTGTGGCAATTCATTGTATATTTTTGGTCAATTTGGCTGGAGCGAAATAGTAGGATCTTCGACAATATAGCAAAGTCGGCTAAAGAATGTtgagaaaaaattaaatttagggcTTCAGTTTGGATTAGGAAACATTCAATATTTAACAATTTCTCCATTTAATAGTTAGATGGGGATTGGAGCTTCATATATTGTCGATACAATCAGCGTTTCAATTATCTTTTACGCACTTGCGGATATCTTGTCTGCCTCTTGTaactaattatattttataatccTAATATAATATCGTttcttatataaaaattaaataaataaagttctcaacaaagaagaagaaagaaagagaatGCTTATTCCTTTTTAAAAATCTACCAGATAGGATCAAATTTTTGTTCCTGAATGTTTTCAAAGTAAAGTTTCCTGTTCTCCAACTCCTAAAGTTGTAGGGTTGTCTAAGTATCAAGGATTAACCAACAGTATGTAGCCATTTCATCATCCCAATTTCTATAGGCCATCATTACACCACCATTTTGGCTGATAATTTGTCTCAGGCACCAGCTGTTTTTAACACCATCCcatcaaaatatatattcacAGGTTAAGTACCATAATTCCCCTCACGTATCTAAACCCAAGCTTTAAATTCTTTCTTTCTCCATAATCCACGAAGAAAAGGCATAAAATTACCCTCTGTTAGTTTTCTTTCTATGATTCACCAGTACCCATAGACTTCCTTGGAGGAAATTTGGTAGCTCCTGGTTTCTTTGAGAAAAATCACATCAACTGGTGGACACAGATATTAGAGTCTCGATTTGCTTATATGCATCTATCCAGCCTCATACAGTGCCAGAATGACATTTCTTGATTCATTTAACAAGCAAGGGACAGCTGAATGGAAGCACGTAGTCCTGAAGCCAAACTCAATTACAAAATCCCAAATCTTATTGCTTGTGAGTAACACATATAATAGTACACGAGAAAAAGAATTGGATTTAATTGACACAACTGCGATCTCTCTCATTTCTGCACACCTTTCATCAAGTTAATTAGCTTCATTGAATAATTATATCCAAAACTCTGCATTTGAAATATCTATGCATATGCAGCACAATAATGTGAACAATATTACtgaacaaaagaaaaaagaaaatcatTCAAGTCACCACTTACTAAAAGCATCTATTTCTCTGGAAATTTCGAAAAGTTACCTCACCAAATGATGAAATGCTTCTCAGGTTATTAAATCCCAGATCGAGGTGCTTCAGTTTGCTGCATTTGTAGAGATTATCCACCTTTGAAAATTTGTTCCTACTGAGATCCAGAGTCTCCACGACAGGAAGAAGCTGCAAAGCCTCGTCCATGAGAATCAAGCCATTACACGCACATGACACAAAACACAAGCGGTTCCACTGTGGCGAATCCTTAATCTCCACAATTCGAGTGGAGAACACATGCCGCAATGCATCCTAAGCCAGTTGTGATATGgaaaaggagaaaaaaaaaatcaatacctGCAGCAGGTCAAATACTTTAACCACGAAAACCTTATCATTATCATTCTTATAAAAGAAACCATCAACATAACATTCTAATAATTGTTCTCAAACCGTTGAACAACAAGACATCCTCCATTTTAGAGCATCACAGTTTCAGAATCACCCCCGACTCTCAAAACTCAGCCATTCTAATttctttcaaaaaataaaatataaaaaggcACTCACGGCAGACTTATGGCAAATCAGTTTCTCCAGCGTGAACCTCAGTTCAAGCAGCCCCTTCGCAGCCGACGTTGACAGATCGCATCCCCGGAGCTCCAAAACCTTAAGACATCCAAACGGTAACAGATAGAGCGGCGTAGGATCCCTGCCCGGTGACGGGAGCACTGAAACCACCTTCAACGAAGGCAACAACCTAAGAATTCTTCGTAACTGCTCAAGCGCGCGATGATCACCCAAATCAGAAACATACGCCCGCAGATAATCGACTGGAGCTCCAGAAATCAAACTCTCAAGCTCCTCCAACGCTTCTAGCCTGGATTGCACATACCTTAACCCCACGGGATTCAATTTCAAGACGAGAGTGCCTTCGATCAACCTCTCCGCCTGATTTTCAACAAATTTAACGAGCGACTCGAGGTACTGATCGCCGGTGACTATCGCCATGGTATAAAAATTAGGGCTAAGGATAAGGATGGAGACTGGCGGATTGGGGGGCGGAGACGAGGGGTTTTGGGGGAGCAGTAGAGGAGAGAAGTTCCATGATAGGCGGTGGTGTGTGAAATGAATTAGAATTGGTGCAATGATTGCTTTAGAGTTGAGTTGGTCGTTGTAAGTCGATGATTGGACACGTGGCGAAAGCCAGAAGGACACGTGGCGAAAGCCAGAAGATAATAACGACAAGTTATCATTTAgattaacatatatatatattatatatattaagaaATTTACAATGTTGATTTGGTTTTCTCGGTTTTTTGagatttcattttattttttaataatttttatgcttTCGACACATCAAAACTACTCAACGGTACgatgaaaaaattcaaaaataaaaaaaatatcgaactttaatattaaattttgataatgAATTACAAAAATCATAACGCCATGTTCGATTTTTTCAACGCAAAATCTTACAATGTAATTGttgtaaatattattatacaATATATTTGTCATACTAACAGCGAAAGTTACGTGAATTGTGTCAATAATTCCCTTTGTTATTAATGAGAATTTCTAGTTTCACAAAAGTGAAAGAAAATCAACATAAATCATCTTGTCATAACATTTGTGAAACTAAAGATACAAAGCAACAGTCAATAACCGATTTGTCGCCATTGCTTTTCTTGGTCGTATAGTAAGTCGTGCTTGATTTATACAGGTAAAGTAGCTCTTAAAATCTATCGCCAGGCACAGATTCTGCAGCATCATGAAGACTTTGCTCAAACTTgttatgcataaaaaaaatttggtcaTTTTTCAAGGCTGTTTTTCCAAATTTATCATGAGTGATACCCCGGGGGATGAGCCCATCCAAATCGAGCTCACACCGGATCATGGGCCCCGGCCGATCCCTAACCAACGTAGAAGGCCCATGACATGCCCATGTATTctcttataaataccaggtttgagtgtccAACTCAAGGagattcactatattatttttcagtagCACCATTAACTGTTCTCCCCTTATATCCTCAGTTTCTGACTTGACCgccggaggggctacgccgagACTGTTGGGGATAGTGCCCTTAAAGAATTGaaataagatattttttttattaataaaagcGACATTTATGATTgaacatgtttgcatgaaaatgtttttgtcATGAATATCGTAGCAAAATCCCTAGTTTATTGGATgtaatcataattttattatatataagaGTTATATGGATCTTTAATTAAAGCATCAATAATGCAGCCCGTGAACATTACGAATGTGATCATCTTATCTGGATCGTCGATGTTGGGACATCTAGATGGGGGCATTTATATATAATGTGTTTATGTACAACTTGGACcgatttaattagtcatttcaTAATAAATTCCGTTGTTACTatgaaattcaaattaaatcataaagatGATCATATATAGACAAATCTTAATCCTGAAGTGATTATAAACtcatattcatttcaatatGATTCTTAATTTGCTTGTTTAATGTTTGCGATTACTCATTCTTAATACTTGCATTTTAgatttatatttgaaatgaaTGGTTGTGAATATGAATTTACAGATATGAAATCCATTCCTTCTCGCAAGAAGTAGAAAGATTATTCCCTCATTTGTTAATTCTGGAACTGAGTGATGGCCCCAACTAATTTATAATCAAGTTATAAACTGAACCACTCACTAGTGAATTAGTGGTAAATGAGGGTAAGAAGTAATTGAAGAGGTAAACGGAAAATTCCTAGCTTCAATTACGAATTGTCTATGGAATATTAATCCATATGTAATGATTATATCAATGAACTACTCGATTTTGTAgagtaaaatatttcataatgAAGAAGAGTGCAATTCCATATTTTTAGTGGAGTAATTAgggaattaataaattagataaattaattaaagagtttaattatttatccaaTTTATTGGAGGTTCTAATTATGAGTCCATGGTTCAATACGCCTTTCCAAATTAATGACGAGctagaaatataatttaaaaatctcATGGAAAATTGTTTACATAACTTCAAATGCTTggagaaaaatataattaattatgatatattaattatattaaaatataataatgagataattatagatttggattattatgataatattcaAAAGATGTTGATAATATCTTTAATTTATTGTGAATAAAATTTAGATATTATTTGCTATCTGAAAATAAGTTAGAATaagattctaatttattttgataagaTCCTATAAATCATATTTAATATCTTTAATTTATTGTGAATAAAATTTAGATATCATTTAACATCTAAATCAGTTTGAAtaaaattctaatttatttttataagatTTTAGAATCTTATgacttttaaaaatagttttaaaaggtataaaatataatattcaaacCAAATCAAATATTGACACTATCCTAGATGATATGGTTGGTTTTTGGAGTCCCAATTGGAATTAGATTTGGACTCTTggttttgaattaatataaatagGATCCTAGGCGGTTTCTTGAAAAAACAACTTTTTCTCTACCTTTTCATGAGTTAAAAATAAAGtagagaaaaaataaaaatttgatctCTAGCATTTGCGTTTTTTGAGTGCCCACACATTCCCGTCGATAGGAAGGATCGTATTAGAAGACTGTGGTTTCTACGCATATTTGATTTACAAAAAGGAGAAAAAACTACAAGAGGGTTAGTCTTCTAgtaaatagttttgtttaaattcaTCAGTAATTTATATTCATATGTtcgattataatttatgaaattatgtaaTCGCTTACGATGTGTTTCGATTTGatcgaaaataaattttatagttaGCTTTTCTTCAGAGACTATatataaattccaacaaatggtatcagagctcgtAACTGTTTTTcatatgaatataaattaaatgaatttaaattttttgagaGCGAGATTGATTATTGAAATTCGTATACTTATTGTGTAAATTTGGTTTGATTGTTAAATTTGCATTAccgtaattatttatttattaaaaaaaatcaaaaccaaaTCTTTTTGAAGTTGATCATGTAATACTCAATAAAGAAGAAAGGGGATGATGTTCACCTTCAATTGGGCTAGGTTATTACTTGGCCCAACTAATTTTGGGTTGAGCCgagcatatttttaaaaaaaaatttgttttatggGTTTGTTTTGACAAGTtcaattatattttgttttgttcAGTCCAATTTAtcttaattcataaaaaaaatcgatTTCTTAGTTTATTGAGtgtaaaatattgattttacaATTAGttgttttataaaattaatttgaaattgaataaAATTAGAATGCGATTATAAGGACACGATAGAAAATCATGAATTTTAATAATAACTTACTCTTATTTTTATTTGCCGCATATCTTGTTTTAAATGAGATTAAATTGttattatgtttattatgtgatAATTTGCATATATTTATATTAGAGGTCGATAAATTAATCTGACACaatgtttaagtttaatttACTTGTCTTGTCTTGTATCATGTTTAAATTGTAtttaaatattatgatattcaTCATGTTGCACATATCATTTAAGAGAGACCAATAAGATtggacttttaataattaaatcataatatgctttaattaaaataaatagttaaaaGTTTGAgaaactttaattattatataataatgagTGGGAGAAGAATATATGACAATAAATCCTACGGCTTCCATTATTGACAAAAGCAACGTGAAGTTTAAATGGCGCCTGGTGACGCATAGGACGTCCTCCCTAAGGAAGATTTTcatttaaatcaaaactcaagGCTTAGTTTCCGAAAGGATAAGTTATCTTAGTATGATTCATAATTTACCTACTATAAGGAGACAATTATGGATTGTATTTAAAATCCAAAATAGTGGGTCACACTCATAAGGATgcaattaaatagtttaaattaaaaaggtaattaataataaaaatgaagATATAAGATATcttagtgttttatttattaatagaGATAGTCTCGATTTAATCATCATTTAATTCTTCTGAACATAAGGCAACTTATTAAATGTAAGATTACATTTCCTTGGAATTGGTGGAATAAATAATAATGTGTCATGCATCATATTTATGATTCCTAAATTGATTAGTTGACTGtgatatttgttcaatttatTAAATGTCGTTTTATACATTAATTTCAGCAATCATGTCTACTGGTCATGTTCTTGCTTTACTTAATGAAAAGTTGACTGGTGAAAACTTTTTGAAATGGAAGAGTAACATTAACATTGCCCTCGTCTGTGAGAACCTCAAATTTGTCTTAATGGAGGAGTGTCCTCCCGAGCCCCTTTGAATGCTTCTCGTAGTGTACGAGAAATATATGATCGATGGATCGCAGCAAACAATAAAGCCAAGGGCTACATGTTAGCCGGAATGAAAGATGTGCTTAGACTTAAGCACGAGAATGTAGAGAATGCTTATGAGATAATGGATTCTCTGCAAGCTATGTTTGGTCAGCAATCTAGTCAATCTAAGCATGAAGCCATTAAGAATGCCATGAATGCTAAGATGAAGAAAGACCAATCAGTTGGAGCGCATGTTTTGAACATGGTTAACTACTTCACTGAGGCTGAGACTCATGGTGCGGCCATAGATGATGGTACACAAGTGAGCATGATTTTGGAATCATTGCCTCCGACTTTCCTGCAATTCAAGAGCAACTATGTCATGAACAAGCTTGATTATAACATGACACAATTGCTCAACGAGTTGCAAACCTTTGAGGCCATTTCCATTGGAAAAGTTCAAGAAGGTGAGGCAAATGTTGTCAAGGCTAAGTCACTTTCCTCCAAAGCTAGTTTGAAAAGAAAGAATAAGGGGAAATGAAAGGGAGCTCCTAAAAAGCAAAAGAATTGGAATGGTTCCAATGACAAAAAGAAGGGTGACACTGCAAAGCCCAAAGGAAAATGTTTTCACTGTGGGATTGATGGTCATTGGAAGAGAAACTGCCCCAAGTATCTCGCTGAcctaaaaaagaagaagaaaggtAAGTATCACTTACTTGTTCTAGAATCTTGTTTAGTAACCATTGATTCTTCTATATGGATAGTTGATTCGGGCGCTACTAATCATGTTTGTACTTCTTTGCAGCTACTTAGTTCATATGAAGAGCTTGCTGATGGGTCCTTCACGGTGAGAGTTGGCAATGGTGCAGTAGTTTCGGCAAGAGCAGCGAGAGTTAATAAACTTAGATTTAATGATAGACATTTGGTTTTGAACAATGTTTATTTTATTCCTAGTTTTCGTAGAAATTTGATTTCTATTTCAAAGTTGCGAACAATTTTATTCGCTTTCTTTTGATAATAATGAGATTGTTATTTTGAGAAATGGTCGTATGATTTGTACTGCTTCAATCGAAAATGGGCTATATATTCTAAGACCAAACGAACAACCACTGCTTAATGTCGAAATGTTTAAAATAGAACAtcccaaacctaaaaagcaaaaGGTTTCTCATGAAGATAAAACATATCTGTGGCACCTAAGGTTAGGGCATATTTCCTTAGAAATATTAAATAGACTAGTAAAGGATGGTCCTTTAAGAGAACTAATTGTTGGCACTCTTCCTGTTTGTAAATCTTGTTTAGAAAGAAAAATAACTAAGAGACCTTTCTCCGCAAAAGGCAATAGGGCCAAGGAACCACTAGAGCTTATACATAGTGATGTATGTGGTCCTATGACTACACAAGCTAGAGGTGGATATGAGTACTTCGTCACTTTTATTGATGATTACTAAAGGTATGGATATATTTATCTCATGCATAGAAAATCCGAGacttttgaaaagttcaaagaatttcaTGCGGAAGCCGAAAGGAAACTAGGTAAATCTTTAAAATGTTTTCGATCAGATCGAGTTGGCGAGTATCTTGATACTGAGTTCAAAGATTATTTGCTAGAGCATGGTGTTTTATACCAACTCACTGCACCTGGTacccctcagcaaaatggtgttgctgaaaggagaaatcgcACTTTGCTTGATATGGTGAGATCTATGATGAGCTATTCTTCACTGCCAATCTCGTTTTGGGGTTATGCAATAGAGATAGCCACTTACATTTTGAATGCAATGCCATCGAAGTCAATCCATAAAACACCTCTAGAGTTGTGGAATGGGAAAAAACCTAGTTTATCTCATTTTCGCATATGGGGATGCCCAACACATGTGTTGGAAGGAAAGACTGGAAAATTGCATTCACGTTCAAAAGTGTGTTTGTTCGTGGGATATGCCAAGGGAACGAGAGGAGGTTGGTTTTATGATCCTCAAGATAAAAAGGCAATTGTATCGACAAATGCCATCTTTCTTGAAGATGATTATACGACTAACTTCAAGCCTCAAAGTAAGATTGTACTCGAGGAGTTACTCAATGATGAGATCATTCAACCTCCAACTAAATTTGTTAAGTAAACCATTAATGATACCACTGAACCAAGTCAAGATATCACGCCACCTCGACGTAGTGGGAGGGTAATAAGACCACCCCTCTGCTATCGTCAAGATGAAGAGGCGAATGTTGCTGTCACCGATGGGGTGAAAGATGATTCATTGTCATTTCAACATGCAATGGAAGATCCCGACAAAGAAAGGTGGCTTGAAGCTATGAACCAAGAAATGTAGTCGATATACTCTAATTCTGTCTGGATTCTTGTAGATTCACCTGAAGAGGTTAGACCTATTGGGTGTAAATGGATCTATAAGAGAAAGAGAGGTGTAGATGGGAAAGTAGAGACTTTCAAAGCAAGATTGATTGCAAAGGGTTATACCCAAAAGGAGGGAGTCGATTATGAAGAGACTTTCTCGCCAGTAGCCATGCTTAAATCTATTCGCATCTTACTTTCAATTGCTTCTCATtttgactatgagatatggcagatggatgtcaagacggCCTTTCTGAACGGTCATCTAGACGAGGAAATCTACATGAAGCAACCAGAGGGTTTTATAGTCCAAGGCCAAGAGCAGAAGGTTTGCAAATTGCTTAGATCAATTTATGGACTAAAGCAAGCGTCGAGATCATGGAACCATAGATTTGATGAAACAATCAAATCTTATGGCTTTGATCAAAGTGTTGATGAGCCTTGTGTATACAAGCACATCAAAGATGGAAGAGTGGTATTCATAGTGCTTTACGTAGATGACATTCTGCTTATTGGTAATAATGTGGAAAAATTGTCTATAGTAAAGGGTTGGCTTGCCAAGCAATTCCAAATGAAAGATTTGGGAGAATCAAATTAAGTTCTTGGAATTCGAATTGTTTGAGATCGTAAGAACAAGTTGTTGGCATTGTCTCAAGCTACTTATATTGATAAGATGCTATTGCGTTATAGAATGCAAGAATTCAAGAAAGGTTATCTACCAACCCGACATGGAATCGTCCTCTCTAAGGAGCAGTGTCCTAAGACACCGCAAGAAGTTGAGGACATGAGACGCATTCCCTATGCCTCTGCAGTAGGGAGCCTTATGTGCGCAATGATGTTCACTAGGCCGGACATATGTTATGCTGTGGAGATAGTCAGCCGTTTTCAGTCAAATCCTGGTTTGGATCATTGGATAGTGGTTAAAAACATTCTTAAGT
The sequence above is a segment of the Primulina tabacum isolate GXHZ01 chromosome 6, ASM2559414v2, whole genome shotgun sequence genome. Coding sequences within it:
- the LOC142549363 gene encoding uncharacterized protein LOC142549363 isoform X2 encodes the protein MDEALQLLPVVETLDLSRNKFSKVDNLYKCSKLKHLDLGFNNLRSISSFGEVPCQIVKLDLRNNALSTLHGIENLRSLEGLDLSYNVISNFWEVQILAGLPSLQNLWLEGNPLCCARWFRAQVFSFFPLPHKLKLDDKRISPSEFWKRQIIVTSRMKQPASFGFYVPAKDDANSEGINAKRKCISRVVSIGSEKQFIRVSSDSDSMSCDNEIQSKDENAISDDEAEIEHMMKRIELRKKEHSIQWLQEFKEWMDQTSGNVDGNNFRSNILSNNKEIHANGKLKDKNLGETSKCISDTIQLSGDESSTMMLESETSFADTSPVVNSRRHFDRNSDTTSKLFLMHQGRDGSVANNLNGNPEELRSLNDESADAVYSRFNSLVSGEDNISTENLISPSNGINSIMRSRSSSACPTSPPHYQEDILHRRQNLEEELLQLSAESFSGASSDSNSSCSEDDSAEFDTKIIQVNQSFDDNIYGGNAKDYSVVSNPGDIDHDTDPPMKQKGTLILGPFARGKYAGSKGREFEISIHASSDSITDSLVDDDIVNFHEGESDFLQKNKCRRKPRRRMVSLPEDDDAHGDIDSSNKFSDHVQIYKNDIESEGKELFCSNGMWKFIPVRINGDDKDPIVHNCYLGVLSGLNTSSKETNNFIETYFNSKIADSGVGEISVQLMLCCCLFPGRSSYYERDVAVLRSSERKLYILLVVGACEGPGDTSLEIVGCHSVGDVREVFVGLGLQVVRVHFEGNSAYVFITNCMKRSRELLGVFDILDSLGIKDHCSLTSLEQVQINLFKESVFRGSEINIFQYSIVFFWHDRLEDDMCLPRSLFVLDGCLILCAEDLSQFGTFSPSYFSLDSCGTIANVSEMVIDTMNNLLIILLSECTSEFHPSEKACRTEDSALENKKPASDPLTWKLKWFSKDAMLNFVPLLKAIHAQATASPLVVRYK
- the LOC142549363 gene encoding uncharacterized protein LOC142549363 isoform X1; the encoded protein is MAIVTGDQYLESLVKFVENQAERLIEGTLVLKLNPVGLRYVQSRLEALEELESLISGAPVDYLRAYVSDLGDHRALEQLRRILRLLPSLKVVSVLPSPGRDPTPLYLLPFGCLKVLELRGCDLSTSAAKGLLELRFTLEKLICHKSADALRHVFSTRIVEIKDSPQWNRLCFVSCACNGLILMDEALQLLPVVETLDLSRNKFSKVDNLYKCSKLKHLDLGFNNLRSISSFGEVPCQIVKLDLRNNALSTLHGIENLRSLEGLDLSYNVISNFWEVQILAGLPSLQNLWLEGNPLCCARWFRAQVFSFFPLPHKLKLDDKRISPSEFWKRQIIVTSRMKQPASFGFYVPAKDDANSEGINAKRKCISRVVSIGSEKQFIRVSSDSDSMSCDNEIQSKDENAISDDEAEIEHMMKRIELRKKEHSIQWLQEFKEWMDQTSGNVDGNNFRSNILSNNKEIHANGKLKDKNLGETSKCISDTIQLSGDESSTMMLESETSFADTSPVVNSRRHFDRNSDTTSKLFLMHQGRDGSVANNLNGNPEELRSLNDESADAVYSRFNSLVSGEDNISTENLISPSNGINSIMRSRSSSACPTSPPHYQEDILHRRQNLEEELLQLSAESFSGASSDSNSSCSEDDSAEFDTKIIQVNQSFDDNIYGGNAKDYSVVSNPGDIDHDTDPPMKQKGTLILGPFARGKYAGSKGREFEISIHASSDSITDSLVDDDIVNFHEGESDFLQKNKCRRKPRRRMVSLPEDDDAHGDIDSSNKFSDHVQIYKNDIESEGKELFCSNGMWKFIPVRINGDDKDPIVHNCYLGVLSGLNTSSKETNNFIETYFNSKIADSGVGEISVQLMLCCCLFPGRSSYYERDVAVLRSSERKLYILLVVGACEGPGDTSLEIVGCHSVGDVREVFVGLGLQVVRVHFEGNSAYVFITNCMKRSRELLGVFDILDSLGIKDHCSLTSLEQVQINLFKESVFRGSEINIFQYSIVFFWHDRLEDDMCLPRSLFVLDGCLILCAEDLSQFGTFSPSYFSLDSCGTIANVSEMVIDTMNNLLIILLSECTSEFHPSEKACRTEDSALENKKPASDPLTWKLKWFSKDAMLNFVPLLKAIHAQATASPLVVRYK